From a single Methanofastidiosum sp. genomic region:
- a CDS encoding flavodoxin, with amino-acid sequence MKIGIVVYSQTGNTYEVSQKLKESLSKAGNSVSIERFNVANEKERDINKIEVINSPDVSKYDALIFGSPVHAFSLSPAMTAFMSQIPSLEGKKVSCFVTKGLPLKGTGGNQAISKMKGICESKGGDFCGSEIVIWNKDREKQIAKLSEEMCGLF; translated from the coding sequence ATGAAAATAGGAATCGTTGTCTATTCTCAAACTGGGAATACCTATGAAGTTTCTCAAAAACTTAAGGAATCCCTTTCAAAAGCAGGGAACTCTGTAAGTATCGAGAGGTTTAATGTGGCAAATGAAAAGGAGAGAGACATAAATAAAATAGAGGTTATAAATAGCCCAGATGTATCAAAATATGATGCTTTAATCTTTGGTTCACCTGTTCACGCATTCTCTCTTTCGCCTGCCATGACCGCCTTTATGTCTCAAATCCCGTCCTTAGAAGGTAAAAAAGTTTCATGCTTTGTAACTAAGGGCTTGCCATTAAAGGGAACAGGTGGTAATCAGGCCATTTCAAAAATGAAAGGTATCTGTGAATCAAAGGGCGGAGATTTCTGCGGGTCAGAAATCGTGATATGGAACAAAGACCGCGAAAAACAGATTGCAAAGTTATCTGAAGAAATGTGCGGATTATTTTAA
- a CDS encoding flavin-nucleotide-binding protein codes for MKMPANVKDIFEKERIHQLATASKNGEPNCSYVGAKYLLDDETIIIVDNFMKKTLRNILENPRVAIVIIREKEAYQIKGRCEYLTEGPIYEEARKWMKAKGDRYPAKGALLIKVTDIFYSTSDEKAGLLI; via the coding sequence ATGAAAATGCCTGCAAATGTAAAAGATATCTTTGAAAAAGAAAGAATACATCAACTTGCAACTGCTTCAAAGAATGGAGAGCCAAACTGCTCATATGTGGGTGCCAAGTATCTGTTAGATGATGAGACTATCATAATAGTGGATAACTTTATGAAAAAAACATTAAGGAATATACTTGAAAATCCCAGGGTGGCAATTGTAATAATTAGAGAAAAAGAAGCATACCAGATCAAGGGTAGGTGCGAATATCTGACTGAAGGGCCAATATATGAAGAAGCTAGGAAATGGATGAAGGCAAAAGGCGATAGATACCCTGCAAAGGGAGCTCTATTAATCAAAGTTACAGATATTTTTTATTCAACTTCAGATGAAAAAGCAGGTCTTCTAATATAA